The following DNA comes from Miscanthus floridulus cultivar M001 chromosome 5, ASM1932011v1, whole genome shotgun sequence.
tgctcccagaaacgagagacaaagactgaccctctatcagaaacaatggtaagaggaactccatgtagggtcacaacccgatcaaaatacaacttggcatacttcttggctgaataccttgtatccaccaggAGGAAATGAgtagacttggtgaggcgatccacaatgacccaaatagaaccATACCCCTTTGTTgtgtggggcaaacccacaacaaagtccatagaaatatcctcccatttccaaatagggataggcaacGGCTTTAAAAATCTAGGCGTAcgcatatggtccgccttaacccttccacaaatgtcacattctgagatgtatttggtaatatcgtgtttcatatttggccaccaatataaGTAacacaaatcatgatacatcttgttacttgccagatgaatggataatttggagttgtgagcttcatccaaaattcttctcctaagctcatcacttgagggaaccaccaattggTTCTttaacttcaccacaccttgatcatcaatactgaaatgaggaccacgccctttggcaattaacttcttgatatgcggaatttccaaagcatcttgcctttgctctataataatttgctcaaataaatccaagactagagcaatatgggctaacaccttagaatggttgagagacaaagattcttcttcaacttgatgcgacttctgacttaagacatcagccaccacattagctcttctagggtgataatgaacttctaagttataatatttgattaactctagccacttccgttgcctcatattcaattcggattgagtgaagatatatttgaggctcttgtgatccataaaaatgtgtactttatttctcaataggtaatgtctccaaatttttagagcgtgcaccactgcagccaactctaaatcatgggtgtgATAATTCTACTCGTGCCTTTTcagctgacgtgaagcataagcgatcacacattcaccttgcataagcacacatcccagtccagtcctagaggcatcacaatacacatcaaacggcctatcaatatctgatTTGGCAAGAACAgtagcagaggtaagaaacttcttcatgGCTTGGAAAGCTTTTTCATaagccggactccatacaaatttgacatccttctggagcaacttggtcattgattgagctattttggaaaaatcagggatgaagcgccgataatacccagcaagaccaaggaacggACGAATCtaatgcactgactttggagatttctaatttaacacatcctgcaccttgccaggatccacagagatgccttcaggtgtcaggacatgtcccaaaaactacactcgatccaaccaaaactcacacttgctgaatttggtatacaacttgtgttcccttaaccgagttagtactatccgaagatgatgtgcatgctcttcattgttcttggagtatatcaatatatcatcaatgaacaccactacaaacttgtccaactctaaCATAAATACTgagttcatgaggtacatgaagaatgcaggggcATTGgtgccaaaagacatgactaggtattcataaagcccatacctagtagagaaagctgtctatggtatatcttgtggtcggatcttaatttggtgatacccagaacgaagatcaatctttgaaaacacttttgcactagccaactaatcaaacaaagtatcaatacgaggtaaaggatacttgttcttaatggttaccgcattgagagggcaataatccacacacatccgaagagtgccgTCCTTCTTCtccacaaaaatagctggacaaccccatggtgaagaactagaacGGATGgatcccttctccaacaattcctctagctgcttcttcatttctgccagttcctttggagccatgcggtagggatTCCATGAGATCAGAgcagtaccaggttctaactcaattgCAAACTCAACCTCCTGATCCGATGGTAACCTAGGTAgatcctcagggaagacatccgaAAACTTACAAACCACAGGACTACCCCATAATTTCTCAaacaattcattcccaaaattgcatctatgccttgcccaggcaacaacatgaactagagatgataagagtgagttgctagcactagtctcacAACTGCGCACCCGAGGTtctaattctataggcaataggaatagccatagtagatatattgtgcctaTGTGCAAACctcatactcatgaatgaatgtgatgcaccagaatcaaaaaatACATATGccgggtgggaatcaatggtgaacgtACTAGCCATCACAGGCTCTCCCTATGGGATCTCCTCAGCCTTAGTGAAGTTAACCTGTCCTGAGTGGCTCACGAGCACCTTCTTCcagatgatagtcctcttgaccaaacgagagttggctgaaggctaagAAGACTAAGTAAGCTAGTTCTGGGGGCACTCACGAGCAtggtggccttccttgccacacttgaaacaagcacctagcttATTTCCCTATCCCTGATGAGGTGAAACTTGCTATCCCTGAggctgttgcacctgctgagtaggtgcacggtactgagtgggaggtgcctggtgagTCTGCTGAGTCTAGCGAGACGATTGTCCTCCCGGAGAaggataggacaccctcctcacaacctgtACCTTTTGCAACTGTGGGTaactagaagacccagtgatcaccctcttacgcttccactcagcctaagaatcacgctaaagtccctccatagcaatggcagcattcatcaaagcaccaaaggtctgatagccccctGTATATAGCTTCTCTTGCAAGTTGGAAGAGAGACCGCGATTGGAATGGTCgatcttcttctcattagtacccacatgagtcccagcatactgtgcaagatggttgaacttgttcacatactccatcacagtcatgtttccttgcttcagCTCCAGAAACTCGGACAGCTTCCTGTTCAGCAAATCAATAGGAATATAGTACTGACAGAAGGCAGTGGTAAACTCCCACCAAGTCACATAGTGGTCCATAGAATGCATGacattgaaagtgtcccaccaagcactagcAGATCCCAGAAGCTGTTGTGCGGCAAAacgcaccttctgctcgtcagtcgcattgagcagctgaaacttctgctccagaatacgaagccaatgctccacgtcCAAAGGCTCAGTAGTCggcgtgaatgtgggtgggtgtgTCCCTAAGAAGTTCTGATATGAACATGTCCTCTTGGGACCACGGGCACCATCCCCGTTCCTACCattgccaccggggcctccacaggtgaagccaccaatagctTGTGCCAGCATCTTCAGGGCACGGGCTAACTCAcgacgagcagccaacatctcagccatcatctcGGCATATGTCATCAGAGGCGATGGTGGTGGCGGATAaggaccaaggagtggggcctcatggctctccccgttagCATTGCCATAATCATCGCCTCGACCATTTTTgccctggtcttcaccaagaccatggcccaCCCCAACACTAGTGCTCCTacgaccagacctcaggttcatctatgaATAGATAGGCACCCACCATTAGGGACCAGgcctccatacttagaaacaaaTGACTATGGAGATGATAAGGCCCGATAAATGGTTACAAGCGAGAACTTTTActtaagagttaaagcatttctctttatttattatcctatcaatttactatcaaaaaattatacatgtgggggagtttagtttaagcaagattctcttttcatgatgcatggatcaaCCTATTCGTTCGCTCAGGCCAGAATATAGCGGGCATTCGCACATAATTTTTGGCACAGCGCACACTCACTTCCCGTACgctaaatgattcttacgcagcgtaagttagtgtacctatagaagattgattagataaaactagtgtcactatcctagatagaccatattactagggcttatacttatttacgtaatttaccgcatcctacttttcgcaaagcttttgttggttaaattttaggttttgaaaagattttttaaactcgtagactcataattggctctaataccacccatggcagaaccgcccaaaataacacactttcaGAGGTACTCGtgttccactagacactaagcacctcaaaagtgagCTATATCGGAcaattccatcgagcacaccctaagggagaactcaaaacaatccacgttttacatttataatccaataatgagtacgagcttacaatacttagtccattatATACAACAatagttcttggaaattatttattacaatactagagtttagagtgcgataattaaacagcagaataaaaataaacatctagcggaaatgatacaaggatccgtctgtgcccatcagaagaatcctccacacaagagttactcctcaagctgcacctacaatagaggtaaataaaccctgagtacacaatgtactcgcaagacttacccaactagtgggaatagtttcctgactcttAAGGATATGATatgcaatatgggtttgttgttttctttttgtttgcgaaaagcattactaatagttcatcctttcagtctagttttattagcagtcatgattactttattagctaaccattctaggtaagcaactattctactttcaagcaagggttgagcaatcagaaccaatttaccatctttcacctttcagttcttactatggtgctagaccatagccaagtcgtactgtcTCATGGAAAcgacgattcgtgaaccaatgtatcctagctgagtaccccgaaaacacaccccgtttgtaccctatgcataaacaagaccaacccatttcactcctgtcatggggtccaggtccctgtctaaacttggactccaagcccccacacttgagacccggtctcaacatggtgcttacacctccacctttccctgcctctaatcagtcggtccagaaagagctagaacccataataagagcgtaacgagcctttccgctcccataagcaagtatgtgcttaggataataagtctgtgacctgactaccatccacagcaacgaacggtccttaattgacacgaataggaaaaatagtgtaaccaagctaagccccattggccacgggacacaacctgttacacccactaaTATCCATACTATATCCCTGTCTGGTCTCTattttcttttcatcattttattatgagagtaataataatcaccgattgtgagtaacgacaggttactcacgcttcCGAAAGCCTAAGCATAGCTGCTACTCGAacatgtactagtaggactcataggacagttatatctatgcatgtggtttccataaaattcctataacgtaaatgcacaacatatatatatagttatacaccggggcttgccttggacaggcgcggtgtcagctgagtcagtcaatgGTGgccctaggacctcctcctgcctaagaatctcctcctcgtactcctcgatgatctcctcgaactcatgatcgccggtggtcacgatctccgccaactcgttctctacatgcatacgatgatgatgcaacacttagcatttaggcaacagcaactcttagactaagaatacgcatactaagctactaagctagctctaatgaccaaGGTACTAAGCTAATTATCATCTTTAcaaagcaaagtgttgggttcaactaacaaaccaagctttacaaattaaggatatatctttatttctactaatgatttaatgtatattgaaacaaagagcatttaactaccctaatgcttagtatattctaaggctacaaaaattacagtgaacacataataaaacaatgaagctactataaaattttcagggctaaagctatcaccaatttaccactaaaattcctacaataattaacttaatattattaagcatcctcaaatgatttaatagctcctaatgtcaacatgtataaacatgaactaaaaacaCCAaccgatagagcacaattttagaaacctaacaaaatttgtttcacaatttttggacacctacataattttatatgatttaccaaagatcaactcaaaaattaaattagaaaactatttctaattccttaggaaaagaaaaatgaaatctcCCGCGTGGCCCACACGCGTGGCCTGCACGACACAGCGCGCATGTGCAGCGGCCCACAGGCGCGGCCGCACAAGGTCAGCCCGCTCGCGAGGTGGCCTACGGAAAAGGAGTCCCGCGCGTGTTGAtgactttgcaaaagagacctcgaactCCTTCTAATTTACAATTAAGTtctaacactattttctcctctctcagaccttctcacttaaccccctggtcTTTCCCTAATTCATCCGGGCGCACCCCCCGGCGGCTCAGTGCACGGCGGCATGGCGGGTGATGACACGGCATGACCGTGCCAGCCACCAGAGGCTCACGATGGCTTGTCGGTCGGGCCGACCTTTAACTATGGTCCAACAGCCTACACCAAGTAGCAACATAGGGCGACAGGACACGCTGGAGCGAGCTGCAGCGACGCGCGACCGTCCGTGGCGGCAGCGCAGCTACCCCGGCGatctagagcacctaagaacctaactggctagcgagggagcatcagtagactaccgtggacctagccgaggtgtcggttggggtggaggatggcggaggaggTGTGGCCACGTGCGACCAAGCCGTGCGGCGGCGCACCACGGTGCTGCGGTAGCGGTTCCACTGGCGttcgcaaggtggagagggaggcaaggtgaagctagtggtgcaggtgaatttgCTTGGGAGGgatggtaggagggctgcccacatCCATGATCGGacgcggccttatcggcacggcggcGGGGAAACTCTAAAATTTGAGCTTGGCAGTGCCTTCTTCATGGCTGGGTGGGGTCAGGCAGTGAGAGCACCTGATGGTGAAGACGTGGATGCGCTGAATTGAATGAAGGTGATCACTCGGTGGCCAATTGATGGTGTGGCTTGACGGCGGTAGCAGGGAGAGACGGGGCGGCAAGTGGGCTCATCTCGGTCTCGCCGTGGTGGGATGAGGTCGGCATGATCGTGGAGGCACGTGCGCAGACGCTTCGGACATGTGCGCGCGTCCCCGATAGGCATGGCCCGAGCGCCCGCAGAGCCACATATGACATGGCGACGACGAGCTCGGCCACGTGGGCGCGGCAGTGGCGGCCCCAAACTAGGCTGGTAGCGGCACAGAGGTACAGAGGACAGGTGCGAACACAACGGTGATGCGATGACGCCGACAGTTGCTGCGTCGCGGCGCAGGGTGGGTCGACAGTGCGACAGCGCGGTAGGGCCAGCAGCAGCACCGCATGGCtgcacaagcagcagcagcggctccatGCGCTAGAGGCCAGTGGTGGCCAGGCCACATCGAGGTCAGAGCAGCCGGATACACGCGGCAGCGCGCGTGCACACGCAGAGCGAGCAGGCGTGGCGACATCGCGCCCCCGAGGCGTGGTGACCGCGCTCACCCAGTGAACTAGCCCGAGAACGTGCTGTGCATGAAATTTAAAGCATCTATAACAACTAAATGGTTGCTTCTAGACCTAagccatcttcatcatgcttaagttggcatatgaggctaccaacccgagctaaaacatAACACATTTTCTTAACCTGATTTCGCAAAATAAATtaccaaacatggcattgtctagcCGTCTATACACTTAAAAATCTTCTAAGTctatgagctgaatttgattccaagttgtatttccaagctattagaaatgCTAGCTAggaatgttatttttctacagcaagtatttcattaccatctacaaagttcatattccaaactttatttaagcgctacatgtatgttctatagtgtttttgttcaataaaaattagttttaaaccctacttgatatacatgagctattgaatcgactttcatttaacatttttatttatcattttaggttacaagaaattgatctacacactccgccacatgcattatcacataaacatgatgctcatgacatggtttagtaatttgtttagggcataacaccgagggtgttacaacccacAGCCCACCGACGCAGGCGAAATCGATCTGCTCGGTCTCGCGCCCGCCGCTGCTCGTGCGTGGTGAGGACAGACAAGGAGGCGAGATGGACGTGAGGTTCCCCCACTCGCAGGCCGAGGTCGCCAAGGTGAAGCTCATGCAGTTCGGCGTCCTCGGGCCCGACGAGATCGTAATGCCCTGCCCCTTGTCCGCTCATCCCCTCTGCTTGAATTGATTTTTCGAATTCGAGCTGGATGGATGATTTGAGGGATTGGAGGGGCTGTTAGTAAAATTTTGGCAGGTCCATAACTCCATATATAGCCAATGCCATATTGGTGTGGTTATTATGAACTTGACTGGCAATAATGTGTTTGGTTTAGTCATGTTTCATTGCAACTGCAAGTTTGAACTGGAAAGCACAGATAACTACTAGATTTGTTGGGTTATGGCTACTCGCTAAAATGCACCGTTGATGTTACATGGTGATTAAGTGAGCAATTCCTCTACTTAATGCAAAGATAACGATtaacatgaaacattgcaactgCAAGTTTGAACCGGAAAGCACAGATAACTAGATTTGTTGGGTTATCCTCACTCCTGTACAGCTGAAACGCACCACTGAGAtgaacttatcagcctggcttatcaaccatggtacagtgtttttctctcacaacaaatcaacgaacATTACTTTTCAGCCAGGCatatcagcgaagcgaacagggccaatgttACATGATGATTGAGTAATTCCTCGACTTaatgcaaagataacaattaagaTGATGAAGGATGATGGGTTTAATAGTTTGCCATGTTGGGTTGGTTTGTGCTGCTTCATTAAAAGAAATGTTGGCACATCTGCATTGTCTGAACAACAAAATTCAGGTCATGTAATTTAATGGTGAATATACTCTCTGTGCTGGGCAGAGACAAATGTCGGTGGCGCAAATAGAATATGCAGAGACTATGGAGAAGGGGAAGCCAAAGGCTGGTGGGCTTAGTGACCCTCGAATGGGGACTGTCGACCACAAAATCAAGTGCCAGACATGCATGGCGGGGATGGCAGAGTGCCCAGGCCACTTTGGTCACCTTGAGCTTGCCAAGCCCATGTTCCACATTGGGTTTATGAAGACAGTACTGTCCATTATGCGATGTGTCTGCTTCAATTGCTCCAAGATCCTCGTGGATGAGGTACCCCTGGGTTCTGTTACTGTGCAGAATGTTTGTGTGCACTTGCTTGTGTGCCTGTATGGCTATAGTGAAAGGAGTTCTGATTTTAAATCAAAGCATATTTGATATAGATCATAGGAGCCTTCTGTATTCTGACCATTATATTAATGAATGAATTGTCCTTCTCTTTGTACTGCATCAAGCTATGCTCATGGTTTGCTCTTGTCCGCAGGAGGCATGTTTAACAAATACTTGTAAGCATGGTATCACACTCCAAAAATTGTAAACAAAAACTTGTTTGCATGTGCAGGCAGACTTTTCTGAAAACTAATGTAAGATTCATGAAGCTTAGAAACTCGTGCTGTAGTGTATATTTTGGGTGATATTACCACCCTAGCAAAAACATATTTGTGTTCTGTATAAAACGATCAGGGTAATTAAACCTGACCATGAGCCAACTTTGGAGCTTTTCACAAAGTTCTGATTTAGCTGTTGTCACATGTTTAGCCACTATACTAAATATCATGTTTTTTCAAAGGTTATTTGACATTAACATCCATCTTGCAGGATAATACCAAGTTCAAGCAGGCTCTGAAAATCAGAAACCCAAAGAATAGATTAAAGAGAATATACGATGCTTGCAAGACCAATAAGGTCTGTGGTGAGGGTGATGACCTTGATGTCCAGCAGCAGCAAGATACTGATGAGCATGTAAAGAGAAGAGGTGGCTGTGGTGCTCAGCAGCCAATTATTACAGTTGATGGTATGAAGATGCTTGTGGAATTCAAAGCACcaaagaagaaaaatgatgatCGAGAGCAACTCTCTGAGTCAGTGGAACTGAAGTAGATTCTCTCTGTTGAGAGGGTATTTATATGATCTATGTTTATTTAACAATTTAACAAGTTGTTCTAAGGAAGTTATTGTAACCATGCGGTTTGCTTACATGGCTTGTTTGACCAGGTCCTTAACGTTCTCAAGCGTATATCTGACGAGGACTGTCTTCTGTTGGGCTTACATCCCAAATTGGCCCGTCCAGATTGGATGATACTCCAGGTTCTTCCAATTCCTCCACCCCCTGTTAGACCTTCTGTCATGATGGGCACTTCTTCCAAAAGTGAGGTGAGCCTACTACTACTATTACAGTAATTATGTTTTgacttgtttgcatggatggattgGAATGCTCAGCTCACTGTTATTCTTCTTGGTCTTTCATCTGTTTCTGCAGGATGAT
Coding sequences within:
- the LOC136455184 gene encoding uncharacterized protein; its protein translation is MMAEMLAARRELARALKMLAQAIGGFTCGGPGGNGRNGDGARGPKRTCSYQNFLGTHPPTFTPTTEPLDVEHWLRILEQKFQLLNATDEQKVRFAAQQLLGSASAWWDTFNVMHSMDHYVTWWEFTTAFCQYYIPIDLLNRKLSEFLELKQGNMTVMEYVNKFNHLAQYAGTHVGTNEKKIDHSNRGLSSNLQEKLYTGGYQTFGALMNAAIAMEGL